A stretch of the Aspergillus puulaauensis MK2 DNA, chromosome 6, nearly complete sequence genome encodes the following:
- a CDS encoding Zn(II)2Cys6 transcription factor (COG:S;~EggNog:ENOG410PY1Z;~InterPro:IPR036864,IPR021858,IPR001138;~PFAM:PF00172;~antiSMASH:Cluster_6.2;~go_function: GO:0000981 - DNA-binding transcription factor activity, RNA polymerase II-specific [Evidence IEA];~go_function: GO:0008270 - zinc ion binding [Evidence IEA];~go_process: GO:0006355 - regulation of transcription, DNA-templated [Evidence IEA]) — MVGVPRSQGCVRCIGRKIKCDMTHPQCTRCLSQNTACPGYDRGLKFQDQTQSLTRKYGQTSRSSMDEAFAPNLTLEALNLQTKECFQNWLDGHFPSYVSSFDPRVEVNWMDFIRTRWSFFPPALVWAFRALTSLHMGALHGDKEMIICARHMYSHGIRHLACLLQSRAALSDETLAAAILLGGYEVLDGNTDRSWIIHSRGIRHLLCARGPAAHVHGIGRTLMLSWQPFIVADAFINSDPCFLGDPEWARVSVGSESAEDQERSGSLLVQTMDHAFNEVARCPGYLAMTKEVVTSDRDADPAVLAVLLDCMLRSRQNLIHCRSNLEENHPPASFIGEVPEAFAPTLVQGSRDGVDSAIALLNQLTTMLQSHVNRRANALSTPGPLNNPSDPWRIVARRPAVGDTSQSPEPPHSEDLNPSAYVFGDSLDKFSLTMGMGSLAPDACGCPQFSAHKAISF; from the exons ATGGTTGGTGTTCCGCGCAGTCAAGGATGTGTGCGATGCATTGGCCGCAAGATCAAG TGCGACATGACGCACCCACAGTGTACGCGCTGTCTCAGTCAAAACACCGCCTGTCCTGGATATGACCGCGGCCTCAAGTTCCAGGACCAGACGCAGTCGCTCACTCGCAAGTACGGCCAGACTTCCAGGTCTTCCATGGACGAGGCCTTTGCGCCCAATTTGACTTTGGAGGCCCTCAACCTCCAGACCAAGGAGTGTTTCCAAAATTGGCTGGACGGCCACTTTCCCAGCTACGTCAGCTCATTTGACCCGCGTGTTGAAGTCAATTGGATGGACTTTATTCGCACCCGCTGGTCTTTCTTCCCGCCCGCGCTGGTCTGGGCTTTCCGTGCCCTGACCTCCCTGCATATGGGCGCCCTGCACGGCGACAAGGAGATGATCATCTGCGCGCGACATATGTACAGCCACGGTATCCGGCATCTGGCGTGTCTCTTGCAGTCGAGGGCGGCCCTTTCGGATGAGACCCTTGCCGCTGCCATTCTGCTCGGAGGGTATGAGGTTCTCGACGGTAATACTGACCGTTCATGGATCATTCATTCTCGTGGGATCCGCCATCTGCTGTGTGCTCGCGGCCCTGCGGCGCATGTCCATGGCATAGGCCGCACTCTGATGCTCTCCTGGCAGCCTTTCATCGTCGCCGACGCGTTCATCAATTCCGACCCCTGCTTCCTGGGGGATCCGGAGTGGGCGCGCGTGTCAGTGGGCAGCGAATCTGCCGAAGACCAGGAACGGAGTGGAAGTCTGCTGGTTCAAACAATGGATCACGCCTTTAATGAAGTTGCCAGATGTCCCGGATACCTAGCAATGACCAAGGAGGTCGTCACATCAGATAGAGACGCCGACCCTGCTGTCCTAGCAGTTCTCCTGGACTGTATGCTCAGGTCGAGACAGAATCTCATCCACTGCCGAAGTAATCTGGAGGAAAACCATCCTCCGGCATCCTTTATTGGCGAGGTACCAGAGGCGTTCGCACCGACATTGGTGCAGGGGTCTCGCGACGGGGTCGACTCGGCTATTGCGCTTCTCAACCAGTTGACGACAATGCTCCAGTCTCATGTTAATAGGCGAGCCAATGCACTCTCCACCCCGGGCCCATTAAATAATCCGTCAGACCCATGGCGCATTGTTGCGAGGAGACCGGCTGTCGGAGACACGAGCCAGTCGCCCGAACCCCCACACTCGGAGGACCTCAACCCCAGTGCCTACGTTTTCGGTGATTCGTTGGATAAATTCTCGTTGACGATGGGCATGGGCAGCCTGGCGCCCGATGCCTGCGGTTGTCCTCAGTTTTCAGCGCACAAGGCTATTTCTTTTTAA
- a CDS encoding uncharacterized protein (COG:V;~EggNog:ENOG410PV77;~InterPro:IPR001466,IPR012338,IPR021860;~MEROPS:MER0026262;~PFAM:PF11954,PF00144;~SMCOG1053:beta-lactamase;~antiSMASH:Cluster_6.2), which produces MMELLESASLTSLVEYLLEQNNIPGLSIAVVHNDEVASTGYGVANYEHDISCTGDTLFDIASCSKSLTAAAVASLVDDKKYPKVQYTALMSDLLPDDFVMSSPTYTRGITVEDVLSHRTGMASHDSSYMGIKSRNPDTPKSITRNLRNLKPAAPLRSRYLYCNQMYTVATHLIEETTQQSFADVLQERIFNPLNMTSTTLQPATAQSKGWCDRMATGYIRENNTWRSLPPQNCPEAQGAGSVISSGNDFIKWVKALLYYEGPITEKVYKGLTTMRSIVNPHGRRLRAHTTPAMYAAGMEIYYYRGVQVIGHDGREPGFTSRFVFVPALRFGVVVLGNSAGAGNAATVIIRALMDEILGVAVEERPSYSKKGSEKKKAKNLPINTKVQQQTNRAEKKGSDDSRPPQTTPLEAYVGDYWNPGYRNMTVQIKDGHLLVDATDRSMGFTLTFHHVKGQTEYTAMLTDEVELTDEPVDAEFVFKDGRAIKMGLALEPAIKELIWFERD; this is translated from the exons ATGATGGAGCTGCTCGAGTCTGCCTCGTTGACTTCCCTTGTGGAATACCTCCTAGAGCAGAATAACATTCCCGGGCTGTCCATTGCGGTTGTTCACAACGATGAGGTCGCTTCCACGGGCTACGGGGTGGCCAACTATGAACACGACATATCCTGCACCGGAGACACCCTGTTCGATATCGCTTCCTGCTCCAAGTCCctcactgctgctgctgtggcgTCGCTTGTAGATGACAAGAAATACCCCAAGGTCCAGTACACAGCCCTAATGTCGGACCTGCTACCGGACGACTTTGTCATGTCCAGCCCGACTTATACGCGAGGCATCACGGTCGAAGATGTGCTCAGTCATAGAACAGGCATGGCCAG CCACGACAGCTCCTACATGGGCATCAAGTCACGCAATCCAGACACTCCCAAGTCCATCACAAGGAACCTGCGAAACCTCAAACCAGCTGCACCCCTACGCTCGCGCTACCTATACTGCAACCAGATGTACACCGTCGCGACGCATCTCATCGAGGAAACAACGCAGCAGAGTTTCGCCGACGTTCTCCAAGAGCGCATCTTCAACCCGCTAAACATGACCTCCACGACGCTGCAACCCGCCACCGCGCAATCCAAAGGCTGGTGCGACCGGATGGCAACGGGCTATATCCGGGAAAACAACACCTGGCGCAGCCTGCCACCCCAGAACTGTCCAGAAGCGCAAGGCGCCGGGTCTGTAATTTCCAGCGGAAACGACTTCATCAAATGGGTCAAAGCACTACTGTACTATGAAGGGCCCATCACTGAGAAAGTGTACAAAGGTCTAACGACCATGCGTTCAATCGTGAACCCGCACGGACGGAGACTAAGAGCGCATACCACGCCTGCGATGTACGCGGCCGGGATGGAGATCTACTACTACCGTGGCGTGCAGGTTATAGGTCACGACGGCCGAGAGCCCGGCTTTACGAGCCGTTTCGTGTTCGTGCCTGCGCTGCGGTTTGGGGTGGTGGTTTTAGGGAattctgctggtgctgggaaCGCTGCGACGGTGATTATCAGAGCGCTTATGGATGAGATCCTGGGGGTTGCTGTGGAGGAGCGTCCATCGTATAGCAAGAAAGGgtcggagaagaagaaggccaagaaccTTCCGATAAACACCAAGGTACAGCAGCAGACGAACAGggccgagaagaaggggagtGATGACTCTCGGCCGCCGCAGACGACACCCTTGGAGGCTTATGTGGGGGATTATTGGAACCCGGGCTATCGCAATATGACCGTCCAAATCAAAGATGGGCACCTCTTGGTGGATGCGACCGATCGGTCCATGGGCTTTACGCTGACATTCCATCATGTCAAGGGCCAGACTGAGTACACTGCGATGCTGACGGATGAGGTTGAGCTCACAGACGAGCCAGTCGACGCAGAGTTTGTGTTTAAAGATGGCAGGGCAATCAAGATGGGACTGGCCCTGGAGCCTGCGATTAAAGAATTGATCTGGTTTGAGAGGGACTGA
- a CDS encoding SDR family oxidoreductase (COG:S;~EggNog:ENOG410PFDP;~InterPro:IPR036291;~antiSMASH:Cluster_6.2), with amino-acid sequence MSQVSQIQSKGIYRGLPTFPDTHEGYTAVVAGANGISGHHMLRVLCESPKRWKKIYAVCRRPPNGEWPAHVEHVSLDLLQAPEILAAECSKRGIKPDYAFFFAYIQPKPKEGEAIWSAVDELVRINTLLLKNFLEMFALAQTLPKRVLLQLGAKYYGVHLGPTTVPQEESDPRVLIEPNFYYPQEDYLVNFAQYHNIGWNVIRPSWIPGAVPDAAMSLCLPLAIYAVVQKHLGRPLEYTADLLAWQANQTMSSAMMNSYLGEWAVLTDQAKNESFNASDDCAFTWEKFWPKLAKRFDMEWKGPVDDPSQYTETEFQYNPPPRGYGPPAKLRTRFTLTEWAKKPEIQDAWKEIAAKNGLADGTLGDVDRVFGFTDVALGSPYPIHFSTAKAKKFGFFGFVDSTESIFDVFQGFVDLKMIPPLPRESA; translated from the exons ATGTCGCAGGTTTCTCAGATTCAGTCAAAGGGGATTTACCGGGGCCTCCCTACCTTTCCGGACACCCACGAAGGGTACACGGCTGTGGTGGCGGGCGCCAACGGCATTTCCGGTCACCACATG CTGCGTGTTCTGTGCGAGTCACCGaaaagatggaagaagatttATGCTGTTTGTCGACGACCTCCTAATGGCGAGTGGCCAGCCCATGTTGAACACGTTTCGCTGGATCTCCTTCAAGCGCCCGAAATCCTAGCAGCAGAGTGTTCAAAGCGTGGAATAAAGCCTGATTATGCGTTCTTCTTTGCCTATATCCAGCCGAAACCCAAGGAAGGCGAGGCCATCTGGAGTGCTGTGGATGAATTGGTGAGAATCAATA CGCTGCTACTGAAAAACTTCCTCGAGATGTTCGCATTGGCCCAAACACTCCCCAAGAgggttcttcttcaactcggGGCCAAGTATTACGGTGTACACCTAGGGCCGACCACCGTGCCACAGGAGGAATCAGACCCTCGCGTGCTGATCGAGCCCAATTTCTACTATCCGCAGGAAGACTATCTGGTTAACTTTGCTCAATACCATAATATTGGGTGGAATGTTATCCGTCCATCCTGGATTCCCGGCGCAGTTCCTGATGCTGCGATGAGCCTTTGTCTCCCTCTGGCAATCTACGCGGTCGTTCAAAAGCATCTCGGGAGGCCGCTGGAATATACTGCTGATTTATTAGCATGGCAAGCCAACCAGACGATGTCatcggcgatgatgaataGTTATCTTGGAGAATGGGCCGTTCTGACCGACCAAGCAAAGAACGAGAGTTTCAACGCCTCCGATGACTGCGCCTTCACTTGGGAGAAGTTCTGGCCGAAGCTAGCAAAGCGTTTCGACATGGAATGGAAGGGTCCAGTGGATGACCCATCGCAATACACAGAGACTGAATTTCAATATAACCCTCCCCCTCGTGGATATGGACCCCCAGCCAAACTGCGGACCCGGTTCACGTTGACAGAATGGGCGAAGAAGCCCGAGATCCAAGATGCCTGGAAGGAAATAGCCGCGAAGAATGGGCTTGCTGATGGCACTCTTGGCGATGTCGACCGGGTCTTTGGATTCACTGATGTTGCCCTGGGCAGCCCGTACCCTATTCATTTCAG CACGGCGAAAGCTAAGAAGTTCggcttctttggctttgtcGACTCGACCGAGTCGATATTCGATGTCTTTCAGGGCTTTGTCGACCTCAAAATGATTCCCCCTCTCCCAAGGGAATCCGCTTGA
- a CDS encoding putative NRPS-like protein biosynthetic cluster (COG:I;~EggNog:ENOG410PH25;~InterPro:IPR000873,IPR009081,IPR036736,IPR020806, IPR011004,IPR042099,IPR001451;~PFAM:PF00501,PF00132,PF00550;~SMCOG1002:AMP-dependent synthetase and ligase;~TransMembrane:7 (o821-848i869-896o1049-1067i1088-1105o1111-1132i1341-1374o1394-1420i);~antiSMASH:Cluster_6.2;~go_function: GO:0031177 - phosphopantetheine binding [Evidence IEA]) — translation MLQGKLQQLRSLPAGPGSLEQLECLLREHDLQEPWLAMDVLRSYQSIWLRLPEAVRDGLDTNINELLERIQLLMKQKSFPFPDLLPSDPVRPALIDPQANQQISYAQLRSFIQHFDLGLPCPAQGRSRVAVMLPNGPTLALAVMAIANRYTMIPMARTVAPDQLKADVEAVEADAILMLEADASKVQLDAKLPVFIVHPQADLTFTVTTTCPVARSTQPPPNNSPDDVAVLLFTSGTSGKKKLVPITVYNLFAGAVLTMDSVALTEASRCLNMMPLHHIGGMVRSLYAPMLAGGTTICCASFDPSLFWDVVEKWSPTWYYATPTMHQMILAESEHRPDALRQSLIKFIINAGGGLPATLAVQLREVFQCVVMPSYGMTECAPIASPPTDYKLDREGTSGRPCGPDVAILGDGNPGQRVPTGTTGRICVRGFPVFPGYLTDDGINKSAFDEAGWFDTGDLGHLDKDGYLFITGRGKEVINRGGEIISPIEVENGILSAARDPTSILYGRVSEALAFSTPHDVLQEVVGAVIVTPPGMSRPDLRQLHEALGERLLQPKWPVLLVYMDNGVPKSNNKLQRIRLSQRLGLEPLTDSIPAAERHLEAKCPPQGTGLNVSIAHTMCRIDGQEAEPHIEETLGISDIAMRYNPIDGFPQAVIFNPAEKQPTVATLAQALRPRVHGYLIPSSIKALSSPIPRDAAGYVDDKALEDVVRSMNASESDSSSAEYRVRQLFAQALNQDVAEVTASTDFFAAGGDSLSAGRLISALRREFEIRLSGDVLFLNSTVADMTAIVEDACAKKSPEEEISEKDLPGCQETCSSTNPIVLLIQLIPMIIFFPMRAGLQWTIFVFLMGETARLFPPDSLLIGRLLHIVLIGLASRLAINAVAPVLAIMFKWVLIGRYRAGLYPMWGTYHTRWWLTQKAIRVAGRGVFNYFEWTRRLYYRLLGAHIGRNVRIHEYASLGEYDLIHLEDNVVVENCIIRPFAVERNTSMLLQPILIGKGSAIGLRSVVAPGATLPPDTYLGPNSSSWETQGAEEANKDLNSTSIPSPHWLLTLFLVEPLGLLAGFAYRLPWLAGLVPIVLHYPLQSEDMLRVIVFWFTTPTRIMYHILARIYYAIVGPLVWFVAILLIKAVLDLTCGRAKTGPADKMSMRQKVRQAALSKVIPNGSLSPLTRLIGKHYELVSVAIRMLGGRVGKRIYWPSVGPGIQDFDLVEVGNDVVFGSRSHLVTSDGSGRERVVIADGAMLGDRAVVLPGVTIGEMAMVGSGSLLRRNGFFPPDTVWTGSKNGNAIQFPTITHQHEKAEKLAGGWSSSSTLSPGESASLPRDTTRPFGRAFYQGMADFFVIGIPGIVGYSTFIAIISTVWRLLGVLAGLLVLGHTLRQDYRAFDREWWQPFSVYGLFCAVVSGVSFIQTIIGVAFVIGAKWVVMGRRTEGSYHWDRSSYNQRWQFFLAVESLIKDSYRGIGVLPMLSGTAYLSFYYRLMGATIGKDTALLANGDPNILLTEPDMVTLGNRVAVDDASVVCHLNTRGEFELHPLVVGDRSVLRTGSRLMSGSSMGSDACLLEHTLVLSGDHVEDKSAMQGWPAEPFSGRRIQ, via the exons ATGTTGCAGGGCAAgttgcagcagctgcgcagTCTTCCAGCTGGTCCGGGCTccctggagcagctggaatgCCTCCTTCGTGAGCATGACCTGCAAGAGCcatggctggccatggaCGTCTTGCGGTCCTACCAGAGCATCTGGCTCAGACTACCTGAAGCCGTCCGAGATGGCCTGGATACAAACATCAACGAACTCCTTGAACGAATCCAACTTCTTATGAAACAAAAGTCTTTCCCCTTCCCTGACCTCCTCCCAAGCGATCCCGTCCGCCCTGCCCTCATCGACCCGCAAGCGAACCAACAGATATCATATGCACAACTACGAAGCTTCATCCAACACTTCGACCTGGGCCTGCCATGTCCAGCACAGGGAAGGTCAAGGGTTGCAGTCATGCTTCCCAATGGCCCAACCCTTGCCCTCGCTGTGATGGCCATTGCCAACCGATATACCATGATCCCCATGGCGAGGACAGTGGCCCCAGACCAGTTGAAGGCAGACGTTGAGGCCGTCGAAGCAGACGCTATCCTCATGCTGGAAGCAGATGCATCCAAGGTTCAACTTGATGCAAAGCTTCCCGTATTCATCGTCCATCCCCAAGCAGACCTAACCTTTACCGTGACCACGACGTGTCCCGTTGCCCGTTCTACACAGCCACCACCGAACAACAGCCCTGACGACGTCGCGGTCCTGCTATTCACCAGCGGTACGAGtggcaagaagaagctcgTCCCTATCACCGTGTACAATCTCTTCGCTGGCGCGGTTCTTACAATGGACAGTGTTGCTCTGACTGAGGCTTCCCGATGTCTCAACATGATGCCCCTTCACCATAT TGGTGGAATGGTTCGCAGTCTATACGCACCCATGCTGGCAGGAGGCACAACCATCTGCTGTGCATCCTTCGACCCAAGTCTCTTCTGGGACGTCGTCGAGAAATGGAGCCCGACGTGGTACTACGCCACACCCACAATGCACCAGATGATCCTCGCCGAGTCCGAGCACCGTCCTGATGCACTTCGCCAAAGCCTCATCAAATTCATCATCAATGCAGGTGGAGGTCTTCCCGCTACACTGGCCGTGCAGCTCCGTGAAGTCTTCCAGTGCGTCGTCATGCCCAGTTACGGCATGACCGAGTGCGCCCCTATCGCCTCGCCACCTACAGACTATAAACTTGACCGTGAAGGTACCTCTGGTCGTCCATGTGGTCCTGACGTAGCCATACTTGGTGATGGCAATCCTGGTCAGCGTGTCCCTACTGGGACCACCGGCCGGATCTGCGTGCGTGGATTCCCAGTCTTCCCTGGATACTTGACAGACGATGGCATCAACAAGAGCGCCTTTGACGAGGCTGGCTGGTTCGACACGGGCGATCTGGGACACCTCGACAAGGATGGATACCTGTTCATCACCGGTCGAGGCAAGGAAGTAATCAACCGCGGTGGTGAGATTATATCGCCGATTGAAGTCGAGAACGGAATCCTCTCTGCGGCGCGAGATCCGACGTCGATTCTCTATGGTCGTGTGTCTGAAGCGCTCGCATTCTCCACGCCCCATGACGTCCTCCAGGAAGTTGTTGGAGCCGTCATAGTTACTCCCCCAGGCATGTCTCGCCCTGATCTGAGGCAACTTCATGAGGCACTGGGAGAGCGATTGCTACAACCCAAGTGGCCAGTCCTGCTGGTCTACATGGACAACGGCGTGCCAAAGTCGAACAACAAACTGCAGCGGATTCGACTAAGCCAgagactgggactggagcCTTTAACCGACTCTATCCCTGCTGCTGAGAGACACCTCGAAGCTAAATGCCCTCCTCAGGGCACCGGTCTTAACGTGTCTATCGCGCATACAATGTGCCGCATCGACGGCCAGGAAGCCGAACCTCATATCGAGGAGACCTTGGGAATTTCAGACATCGCAATGCGATACAATCCCATTGATGGATTCCCCCAGGCGGTCATCTTCAATCCCGCTGAGAAGCAGCCCACGGTCGCCACACTTGCACAAGCCCTCCGACCGCGGGTGCATGGATACCtgatccccagcagcatcaaGGCTCTTAGCAGCCCAATCCCCAGAGACGCCGCTGGGTATGTCGACGAcaaggccctggaagacgtCGTCCGCAGTATGAATGCGTCAGAGTCCGACTCCTCGTCGGCCGAGTACCGCGTGCGACAACTCTTCGCCCAAGCCCTAAACCAGGACGTCGCCGAAGTGACCGCATCAACCGATTTCTtcgctgctggcggcgacaGTCTCAGTGCCGGGCGTCTAATTTCAGCGCTCCGACGTGAATTTGAGATTCGCTTGTCTGGCGATGTTCTCTTCCTGAACAGCACTGTGGCCGACATGACAGCCATTGTGGAAGACGCCTGCGCGAAGAAAagcccagaggaagaaatcaGCGAGAAGGATCTCCCTGGGTGCCAGGAGACCTGCAGCTCGACGAATCCAATTGTCCTCCTTATCCAACTCATCCCGATGATTATCTTCTTTCCCATGCGCGCGGGTCTGCAGTGGACCATCTTCGTTTTCCTCATGGGCGAGACAGCGCGTCTGTTCCCCCCTGACAGCCTGCTCATCGGGCGTTTGCTGCATATCGTGCTTATTGGACTGGCTTCGCGCTTGGCCATTAATGCGGTCGCGCCGGTTCTTGCAATCATGTTCAAATGGGTCCTTATCGGTCGCTACCGTGCTGGACTGTATCCCATGTGGGGGACTTATCACACACGGTGGTGGTTGACGCAGAAGGCCATTCGTGTTGCTGGCAGG GGCGTGTTTAACTACTTCGAATGGACGCGGCGTCTGTACTATCGCCTACTGGGAGCTCACATTGGCCGCAACGTGCGCATCCACGAGTACGCCTCCCTGGGCGAGTACGACCTCATCCACCTCGAAGACAACGTCGTCGTAGAGAACTGCATCATCCGGCCCTTTGCCGTTGAAAGAAACACCTCGATGCTCCTGCAGCCAATCCTCATCGGCAAGGGCTCTGCAATTGGACTTCGCTCGGTCGTTGCCCCTGGCGCAACCCTTCCCCCAGACACGTATCTCGGTCCCAACTCGTCCAGCTGGGAGACTCagggcgccgaggaagcGAACAAAGACCTCAATTCGACTTCCATCCCGAGCCCTCACTGGCTATTGACATTGTTCCTGGTTGAACCGCTAGGCCTGCTCGCTGGGTTCGCGTACAGACTGCCCTGGCTCGCTGGACTGGTGCCAATTGTGCTGCACTACCCCCTGCAGAGCGAGGACATGCTGCGCGTGATTGTCTTCTGGTTCACGACACCGACTCGGATCATGTACCACATTCTCGCCCGGATCTACTACGCCATCGTCGGTCCGCTCGTGTGGTTCGTTGCCATTCTGCTCATCAAGGCAGTGCTGGATCTCACCTGCGGCCGCGCAAAGACAGGCCCTGCCGACAAGATGTCGATGCGCCAGAAGGTGCGCCAGGCTGCCCTGTCCAAGGTCATCCCCAATGGCAGTCTCAGCCCCTTGACCCGGTTAATCGGGAAGCACTACGAGCTGGTCTCGGTTGCGATTCGCATGCTAGGAGGTCGCGTTGGAAAGCGCATCTACTGGCCCAGTGTTGGACCGGGCATCCAGGACTTCGACCTGGTCGAGGTAGGCAACGACGTGGTCTTTGGATCCCGATCGCACCTTGTCACCAGCGATGGCAGCGGCAGGGAGCGCGTGGTCATCGCCGACGGAGCCATGCTGGGTGATCGCGCGGTCGTTCTTCCTGGCGTCACAATTGGCGAGATGGCGATGGTCGGGTCGGGCTCGCTGCTGCGTCGCAATGGCTTCTTCCCTCCTGATACAGTCTGGACGGGCAGCAAGAACGGAAATGCCATCCAGTTCCCGACCATCACGCACCAACAcgagaaggccgagaagCTGGCGGGGGGctggtcgtcctcgtcaacgcTATCCCCCGGTGAGAGTGCCTCGTTGCCACGCGACACGACCAGACCGTTCGGACGGGCCTTCTACCAGGGCATGGCCgacttcttcgtcatcggaaTCCCCGGAATCGTGGGCTACTCTACGTTTATAGCTATTATTTCAACTGTCTGGCGTCTGCTTGGTGTCCTCGCTGGTCTTCTCGTGCTCGGCCACACCCTGCGCCAGGACTACCGCGCGTTCGACCGCGAATGGTGGCAGCCCTTCTCCGTCTACGGCCTCTTCTGCGCCGTCGTGAGCGGAGTCAGCTTCATCCAGACGATTATCGGGGTCGCCTTCGTGATCGGCGCAAAATGGGTGGTCATGGGCCGACGCACTGAAGGCTCCTACCACTGGGACCGCAGCAGCTACAACCAGCGCTGGCagttcttcctcgccgtggAGTCCTTGATCAAGGACAGCTACCGCGGCATTGGAGTCCTCCCCATGCTTAGTGGGACCGCGTACCTCTCATTCTACTACCGGCTGATGGGCGCGACTATCGGCAAGGACACTGCTCTCCTGGCAAACGGAGACCcgaacatcctcctcacagaGCCGGACATGGTGACACTCGGCAACAGAGTCGCTGTCGACGATGCAAGTGTGGTGTGCCACTTGAACACGCGTGGAGAATTCGAGCTGCATCCTCTTGTGGTTGGAGATAGGAGTGTGCTCCGGACGGGGTCCAGATTGATGTCTGGCTCGTCAATGGGCAGTGATGCCTGCTTGCTGGAACACACCCTGGTCTTGTCTGGAGACCATGTTGAGGATAAGAGCGCGATGCAGGGCTGGCCTGCTGAGCCGTTTTCGGGCAGGAGGATACAATAA